Sequence from the Chlamydiales bacterium STE3 genome:
AAAAACTGCTTTCGAGTAAAGCTAAGGTTTGGTTTGAAATAGGATTTGATCAGGGTAATGCCTTAAATCAAATCTTTCAAGAACCTTTTTGGCGTAACCTCAGGCTTGAAAAGGATTGGGCTGGGCATGACAGGTTCTTTTCCCTTGAAACTGAATGAATTTTTGAGTATGATTAATGGACTTAACCTGAATCGTGATTTTATTTTGCGTCAAGCCACAACTTTAAACCTATGCTAAATTTTTTAACAGATAAGATGCAAGGCCTTGTGTCGAAATTGGCCGGCAAAAAAAAACTAACAGAAGAAAATATTTCTGAGGCAATGAGCGATGTCAGAATGGCACTGCTTGAGGCCGACGTGAATTATGGCGTTGTTAAAGCTCTTATTAAAAGGGTTAAAGAAAAAGCTGTAGGCGATGCGCTTTTAAAGTCTGTGACTCCGGGTCAGCAATTTATTAAAATCGTGCACGATGAACTAGTAGCATTGATGGGGCAGCAAGAGGCTGAAATAGATTCGAGCAAAAAGCCCTCTGTCATTATGTTATGCGGTCTACAGGGTTCTGGTAAAACAACAGCCAGCGCTAAGCTTGCGAAGTTTTTGAAGAAAAAACATGCATCAAAAAAAGTGCTAATCGCGGCGTGTGATTTGCAACGACCTGCAGCGGTTGAGCAGCTAAGCGTTCTAGCAAAACAGATAGATGTTCCTGTTTTTTCATTGCAGGATGAAAAAGATCCTGTAAACGTTGCGAAGTTAGCGTTAGATAAAGCGCACTCCGAATCCTTTGATATGCTTATTATCGATACAGCTGGACGATTGCATATTGATGAAGAGCTAATGAAGCAGTTGGAACAGATAAAAAAAATCACAATGCCTCAAGAGGTGTTGTTTGTGGCAAATGCTGCACTTGGGCAAGATGCCGTCAATACTGCAGCAGAGTTTAATAAACGGATTGAAATTACTGGTTCCATCCTAACCATGTTAGATGGTAATACACGCGGAGGCGCTGCGATATCCATTCGAGAAGTAACCGGAAAGCCTCTTAAGTTTGAAGGGGTGGGGGAAAAGCTTGACGATCTTCAGGCCTTTAATCCTACCTCTATGGCTGACCGTATACTCGGCATGGGCGATACAATCAATCTTGTGAAAAGAGCACAAGAGCATATCGACGAGGACGAAGCAAAAAGGCTAGAAAAAAAAATTAGAGATGCCACATTTACATATGAAGATTATTTGAATCAAATTCAAACCTTCAAAAAAATGGGCCCACTGAAAAGTTTGATTGGAATGCTGCCTGGAGCAAGCCAGTTGAAAAATTTAGATTTTGATGAGAAAGAATTTTACAAAGTAGAAGCTATCATTCAGTCCATGACACTTGAAGAGCGTGAAGAGAGGTGTGAACTAGCCCCCTCAAGACGCAATCGTATTGCTAAAGGAAGTGGAGTCAAGATAGATGATGTTAATAAACTTGTAAAATCTTTTAAACAGGCAAAACAGTTTTTTAAAAATATGCCAAATATGAAACAAATGCAAAAGATGATGGGAGGATCCCTATGGCGTTAAAAATTAGACTGCGACAGCAAGGTCGCAATAACAGGCCGTTTTATCGGGTAGTCGTTGCAGATGCACGCTCACCACGTGATGGTAAATATGTTGAAGCTTTAGGGTGGTATAACCCGTTCGAAAGTGACAGCGAAAAAGGTGTGTTTTTGAATCAAGCTCGTATCCAACATTGGATGGATCATGGTGCTGAAATTTCAGAAAACGTAGAGTCCCTGCTGCACCGTCAGTTGCCTGCTCTTATGAAAATAAATACAGATAAGCAAGTAGCTAAACGTGCTAAAGCTTTAGCAAAGCGCAAAAACCGCAAAGTGGCAAAAGCGTAATCTAAAGTTAATAATGCGTTTTGATATCCTATCATTATTTCCTGACTACTTCATTGGCCCATTTAATGAAAGTATTCTAAAGCAGGCAATAAAGAAAGGTCTATTGGATGTCCGCCTTATAGATATTCGCGATTATGCGGAAAATAAATGGCGTAAAGTTGATGATCGCCCCTATGGTGGTGGTCCGGGGATGGTGTTGATGGCAGATCCGGTAGCGAAAGCAATCCGTGCCTCTAAAACTGAGAAAAGCCATGTAATTTACCTAACTCCGCAAGGACAACCTTTAACGGCTAAAAAATGCCGCGAGCTTGCAGGAAAAGAGCATCTTATTCTGCTTTGCGGCCATTATGAAGGGATTGATGAAAGGGTAATCCAAAGTGATGTGGATGAAGAAATTAGTATTGGAGACTATGTTCTGACAAATGGTTGCTTACCCGCAATTATTCTCGTAGATGCAGTTTCCCGATTTGTTCCTGCGGTTCTTGGAAGCAAAGAGGCTGCAGAACAAGATTCCTTCGAAGATGGTCTTTTTGATTGTCCACATTACACCAGACCTGAAATTTTTGAAGGGAGAAAAGTCCCTGATGTATTATTAAATGGTGATCATAAAAAAATTGCCGATTGGCGTAAAGAGATGGCATTACAAAAAACAAAGCGCATTCGGCCTGATCTATTAAGAAAGAAGTGTTAAGGAGAAAAATGAGCAAGCATCATACGATTCAAAAGTTAGAGAAAAAACAGCTAAAAGCAGATCTAGAGATGTTCCACGTAGGTGATACCGTGCGTGTGCATACGCGGATTATTGAAGGTGAGAAAGAGAGAACACAAATCTTTTCTGGCACTGTGATTGCCCGTAAGGGATCAGGTCTTTCAGAGACGTTTTCTGTTCATCGTGTTGCTTATGGCGAAGGCATGGTTAAAGTATTCCCTCTGCATAGCCCACGCATTTCAAAAATTGAAGTCGTTAAAGAAGGAAAAGTGCGTCGTAGCAAGCTTTATTACCTAAAAGGTACGACTGGTAAAGCTGCGAAAGTGAAGGGGCGTGTCGTTGCTAGAAAGGCAACGCCAGCAGCGACTTTAAATCATACAGAAAACTCAGTTGCTAAAGAACAAGCAGAGACTGCAGAAAACCAAATTCACTCTGAAGTTTAAAAACTTCAATGGCGCGTGTTACTAAGCGGTTACGCAATTTAGTCAAGTTTGAAGAAGAAGTACGCCAGCAAGGTTATAAAATGATTGCTGGAATCGATGAAGCAGGGCGCGGGCCCCTAGCGGGTCCTGTAACTGCGGCTGCATGCATTATCCCTGAAGGGTGCTTTTTCCCAAACATCAATGATAGCAAAAAGCTCTCGGCTTCTCAAAGAGAAGCTCTATTTTGTCAAATTACTGAAACCCCATCGATCTTCTTCGGAATTGGTATCATCAATCATACAATGATTGATGCGATCAATATTTATCAAGCAACTATCCAAGCTATGTTGCTTGCCGTCAAAAACCTTGTTGTAAAAGCGGATTTCCTACTTGTCGACGGCCTCTCCCTCCCTCATGAAGATATTCCTGCGAAAAAAATTATTAAAGGCGATACACTTTCTCAATCCATCATGGCAGCAGCTATACTTGCTAAAGTAACGCGGGATCGATTAATGATAAAGTATGATGAAGAGTGGCCAGAGTATGGGTTCAAACAACATAAGGGCTATAGCACCAAGCAGCATTTTGAGGCTCTTAAGCTGTATGGGCCTTCTCCGATCCATCGAAATTTTAAGCCAGTACAAGCTTTAAAGGGACTCCAAGCAGCTTGGAATAGTAACTGAGAGAATCATTATCCTAGAAGTGGTAAAATGGATCTACGGAGTGCTAGAGCATTTTTTTGAAGATAATTTTCAAAATCCTTTGGGTGGCTAATTTCCTTATCGATGTAATCTTTGATCAACCAGAGGCCTGTTTTCTCTAAAATGGCTTTAAGTAGATTGAAGTCTTCTTTCTGTTCTTCCCTAAGCCTTACAAGTTGATCGAAATCAAGATGCCGATTGAGCTTTCCAATGAAATCTGAAGGATGAGCAAAAAAATCAGCAAAGAACAGTATTGCTGTAATATTGGCCTTACTATCAAAGGCGATATGCTCGGCGAGTTCCTTTACATTTTCGCATTTTTGCAAAATATAATCGTGTGTTTTTTGCCATTCTCGGACAACGGCCTCTTCAATCTTATTTTCAAAAGCAAGTGCAGAGTTTGAGCATAATTTAGTGAAGGCATTATCCAATAAATTAGCTTTCAACTCATCAATTGTCTGATTGAGCAAGGAAATTTTTAAAATAAGTGTTTCTCCCGATAATCCTAGGCTTTCTGCTCTATGATAAAAATTTTGTATAGAGTCTAGCTCTTTAATGCTATTTTCCTTGTGGTAGATAGATCTATCCGCTACAAGCTCAACAATATTTGATTGAAGCTGATCGATAATTTTTTCAGCAGCTTGTGGAAGTTGCGTTTGC
This genomic interval carries:
- a CDS encoding Signal recognition particle protein (Product derived from UniProtKB/Swiss-Prot:P37105;Gene name derived from UniProtKB/Swiss-Prot:P37105), with translation MLNFLTDKMQGLVSKLAGKKKLTEENISEAMSDVRMALLEADVNYGVVKALIKRVKEKAVGDALLKSVTPGQQFIKIVHDELVALMGQQEAEIDSSKKPSVIMLCGLQGSGKTTASAKLAKFLKKKHASKKVLIAACDLQRPAAVEQLSVLAKQIDVPVFSLQDEKDPVNVAKLALDKAHSESFDMLIIDTAGRLHIDEELMKQLEQIKKITMPQEVLFVANAALGQDAVNTAAEFNKRIEITGSILTMLDGNTRGGAAISIREVTGKPLKFEGVGEKLDDLQAFNPTSMADRILGMGDTINLVKRAQEHIDEDEAKRLEKKIRDATFTYEDYLNQIQTFKKMGPLKSLIGMLPGASQLKNLDFDEKEFYKVEAIIQSMTLEEREERCELAPSRRNRIAKGSGVKIDDVNKLVKSFKQAKQFFKNMPNMKQMQKMMGGSLWR
- a CDS encoding 30S ribosomal protein S16 (Product derived from UniProtKB/Swiss-Prot:Q6MDH0;Gene name derived from UniProtKB/Swiss-Prot:Q6MDH0) — encoded protein: MALKIRLRQQGRNNRPFYRVVVADARSPRDGKYVEALGWYNPFESDSEKGVFLNQARIQHWMDHGAEISENVESLLHRQLPALMKINTDKQVAKRAKALAKRKNRKVAKA
- a CDS encoding tRNA (guanine-N(1)-)-methyltransferase (Product derived from UniProtKB/Swiss-Prot:Q6MDG9;Gene name derived from UniProtKB/Swiss-Prot:Q6MDG9;EC number derived from UniProtKB/Swiss-Prot:Q6MDG9), with product MRFDILSLFPDYFIGPFNESILKQAIKKGLLDVRLIDIRDYAENKWRKVDDRPYGGGPGMVLMADPVAKAIRASKTEKSHVIYLTPQGQPLTAKKCRELAGKEHLILLCGHYEGIDERVIQSDVDEEISIGDYVLTNGCLPAIILVDAVSRFVPAVLGSKEAAEQDSFEDGLFDCPHYTRPEIFEGRKVPDVLLNGDHKKIADWRKEMALQKTKRIRPDLLRKKC
- a CDS encoding 50S ribosomal protein L19 (Product derived from UniProtKB/Swiss-Prot:Q6MDG8;Gene name derived from UniProtKB/Swiss-Prot:Q6MDG8); this translates as MSKHHTIQKLEKKQLKADLEMFHVGDTVRVHTRIIEGEKERTQIFSGTVIARKGSGLSETFSVHRVAYGEGMVKVFPLHSPRISKIEVVKEGKVRRSKLYYLKGTTGKAAKVKGRVVARKATPAATLNHTENSVAKEQAETAENQIHSEV
- a CDS encoding Ribonuclease HII (Product derived from UniProtKB/Swiss-Prot:Q6MDG7;Gene name derived from UniProtKB/Swiss-Prot:Q6MDG7;EC number derived from UniProtKB/Swiss-Prot:Q6MDG7); its protein translation is MARVTKRLRNLVKFEEEVRQQGYKMIAGIDEAGRGPLAGPVTAAACIIPEGCFFPNINDSKKLSASQREALFCQITETPSIFFGIGIINHTMIDAINIYQATIQAMLLAVKNLVVKADFLLVDGLSLPHEDIPAKKIIKGDTLSQSIMAAAILAKVTRDRLMIKYDEEWPEYGFKQHKGYSTKQHFEALKLYGPSPIHRNFKPVQALKGLQAAWNSN